The region AAGACGGGGGCAAGGTAGGAAAGGTATAACTCTATCTTTGCATTTACTTATCCTCTCTCATCATTTTCCTTTGAAAGATGATAGTGAACTTGCCAGCCATGTTCATGTTAATGTCTGTTGGTCGAGTCACACAGTAGGCCCTGACAGCTTTATGTTTGAGAAGCAGCATAAAGAGTAGAAATGCCACTTTCAATAATATTAATGGTAAAGCAATATCTTTCAAAATAACGATAAACCTTTAGCTGTTTAGTCTTATCTATTAAAACACAGTGAAATATACAGCAGCACTAATTTACCTGTGGGGAGGGGTGATCACAGGACAGCATTACTGATGTTCTCTAGTCCTAAAATTGTTTTGTCACTACCTTTGCCTCAGGTAAAATTCTCTACAGCTTTGCTCATTCCTAGCCCTGTATCATTCTCAATCTACCTTGGAGACCCTTTTACTTCTATGTCTCCTTTCAACTGCTGTCCAAGTTCCATTATAACGTCTTACCCTCCATTTCTAGCATGGGGCTGGCCCATTCATTGAGACTGTAACAATCAACAAGTATCTACCAGGCACAAATCTTATACAAAGGCTACATATAGCCCTGCATCTACCAAGAAAGTCCCTTACACATTGTCTATACCTCCATTCCCCTAGCTGTAAAATGCCCCTCCGAACAGTCACACTCTGTCTTGTTTTGGGCCACATCCAGTCAATGCATAAGAAAGGCTTGTGGGGAGAAGGAATATTTCATTTGGTGATTTGTTCCCTGGCCTAAAGGAACTTACAACATAGTTGGAAAGACAAAAACACATCATAAATTACAGTGATTTGTAGAGAGGATTGATGTGAGAAACAGGAAACCTTAATCCTGTGTCACCATGGCAAATGACATAATCTCTTAAGGCCTCATGGCTTCTTTCTAAAATAAGGGGGTTGGATTGTAtgacaataatgataatagctaAAATTCACTGAGCACTAACTATATACCAGGCCCTATACTAAGCACATCCCATGAATTAACACACTGAAACCTGACAATACTACTGTGAGGTAGGTACCACtataatcctcattttacagataatatgTGAGATCCTTTTAACTCCAAAGTTCTATAATTATATGATTTCAAGTTAAGCAATATggtagattgtattttccaaaggtgGCCACAACGATATTTCCCATCTCAGAAACTCTCCTAGAAGTGTGACTTTGATACTTCTGCCTTTGAGAGGTGAGTCTATGTCCCCTCCCAGTGAATTTGGGTGGGCTTGTGGCTATAGAGAAAGTGATGTTGTGTGACTTCTGAAGCTAGGTCTATAAAAAGCAATGTAgcttatattagttttctattgctgtgtacaaattaccacaaatgcaGTAGCTTGAAACAAATGCTTCTGCTTGATTCTCTTTTTACACTTGCTCTTGGAACTTAGCCATCATGCTGTGAGGGAAGCCCAAGCAGCCTGTGGAGTGGCTCATGTGGAGAGAAACTGAGGTCCCGCAGGCCAACAGCCCCAGTTGAGCTCCTAGCCAACAACCAGCATCAGcttgccagccatgtgagtgagccacattgaaagtgaaatctccatCCCCAAGCTGAACCACCCCCACTGGTGATGCATGGAGCAGATGAGCTTTCCCCATTGAGTCCTGAACAAATTGCAAATTTGTGAGTAAAATAATGGATTgttgttgttctaagccactaaattttggggtgatttgtcaCACAGCAATAGGTAATCAAAACCAAGTAACAACCTATGTGGGATGATCTACAAATACTCAAATCTCCTTGTGGACAAGGAGTGTTCgcttatatttcttttaagatgTTGGAGCATCTGGCAGTGTAAGTCTAAAATGTCATTCAATACATGGTtgctaatttatttacttttatacagatattttatttatttttgtttatttatttttattttgagggggcagctggccagtgcttGCTGATTTACTAATTCAAACTTATACAGAACTTATTTACACCAGTATACCAGTCATCCATATTTGGAAGcccagcatttttaaaagattatctaAAAATTATGCCACTTTCCTTTTCAACAATGGCTATATACAGTCATGTATCACTTAATGacggggatatgttctgagaaatgcatggttaggtgattttgtcgctgtgtgaacatcatagagtgcactcACACAAATCTAGATAGCATAGCCTACTAGTCGCCTAAGCTATATGgtgtagccattataatcttatgtgaCCACCATCATATACGTGGTCCCTCGTTGACCGAAAATTTatgtgatgcatgactgtattttaaagctatatttgcaaaatatttgggATTAAATGaacacagataataaatattaatttttaaaggtaCAATGGGATTGTGTAAATCACTACATGAAGTATTAGTATTTCAATGCATATTCAATTACTTTTCCACAATTGCTATTTTTAttggaaaaagtagaaaacactAGGAAAGTAATCACCGGTTTCGTCATTAAAGAATTTTCATCAATGGATATTAAAATTTGTAGGTGAAAGGCTGTTGGAGGATAAAATACCCGCACAGTTTGGAAGCGACTTCCCCTGGATTATTTGTTGGTTAGAGAAGGGGAAAGGTacctttacaatggagaaacctGGAAGACAActccttaaccaagtgatcaaacttAACATCACCAATGACGGAACAAAGTGACCTCATGTGCCTTCCACTGTGATGCACTAGGGACACAACATCACCTGTGTAGTTGTTTTgccaaaaaaatgtttaacctaaACGTAATTATGAGGAAACAGTCAAACAAACCCAAATTAAGGACATTCTGAAAAACCATTGGCTTGGATTAttcaaaaatgtcagtgtcaCGAAGGACAAAAAAAGCTGGTGAACTCTTCCAGATTAACGGAGATTAATCTAGGGAGTTAACTAAATGTGCTCTTTGATTGGATCTCTCCcctccaaaaagaaagaaaaaaacagccatggagttataaaatttaaaaatgcactgCATATTAGATAATAATGCTGTACTAAATATTAATTATCTAAATGGATTATTGTGGTTAAGCAGGAGAATGCCCTTGTTCTTAAGGGATTGATGCTAAGATATGTAGGGGTGAAATGTTACTAAGTCTTCAAGTAACACTCAGGAGAATTGTGGAAGGACTAAAATTCTGTACCTGGTTGAGGAATTCTGTGTCAACATCTAGTCAACATGTCCATAGACTGGACAGAACAGGCAAAGTTGCCCCCTGTGCAGCTCAGGAGAAGCAGGCTGTCGGACCCTCACCTCCCTGGGTGGCACGTGGAGCTCTGAGCACTACGAGATGGCCACAGCACAGTGAGGTTGAGGGGCAGGATGTGGTTCCGCCTCTCCCAGATCGACAGACACACACGTGCCCGCTCACACACACAGGCAAACATGTACGCATGCTCACTCTATGCACTTTACGGCAGGCACGCCAAGCTGAGAGCGAGGCCACACCCCCAGCCGCCACAGGCGCAGACGACAGCTGCACGTGCTGTCCGACGCACTTTACGGCAGTCATGCGAAGGCTCGAGGCTGGGACAGaggaggctgcgggtttggaacTCTAGGCTCCAAGTCATTGTGGATTTGGCTACTCGTCCGCTAGCGCTCCTGCCGCTTGGCGATCATGGCCAGCGTGGTAGCACTGTGGCGAAGGACGAGAGACTATGTGAAGACCAAGGAGTTCCGGGAATACCTGACCAGCACGCACTTCTGGGGTCCTGTTGCCAACTGGGGTCTTCCGGTGGCCGCCTTTAAGGACATGAAAGCATCACCGGACATCATCAGTGGTCGCATGACGACAGCACTCATCTTCTACTCGATGGCCTTCATGCGCTTTGCCTACCGCGTCCAGCCTCGAAACTTGCTGCTGATGGCGTGCCACGGCACCAACATGGTGGCGCAGAGTATACAGGCGGGCCGCTACCTACGCCATCACTATGGCGGCGGCACTGAGGCGGCCACCCCTGCCGAAGCCTGCGACCCTCTGGTTACCCTCTCCAAGCAGGAGGACGCCAGCCCCCCCGCTCACTGCACCGGGGATCTTTTGAATGGCCGATAGGGCTTGATCAAATCTTTGCAGGTTGTAAACGATGAAAAAAGACCAATGAGACTTTGGTTTTGACTCTGAAACGGTGCGACTCTGATTTAAACCTGcagctttattaataaaaaaaaatagaaaatagcacCAAACTGAAACTGTTGAGTGTTGCCTGTTTCGTGAACTGTAAATGTTTTTTAGAAAGTGAGGGTAGATTAGCTGGTCTTGCTCTTCATGGAAGCTGTGACTTGAGGATTAGTTTATATGGGGGAGGAAGTCTTTGAATGAAAAATACTTCTAATTATCCAATACCTcataactttttgttgttttttaagctCTTTTGGGaacatgtttttgttatttgtttgggGTGTTCAGGGCAAATAAGGGTGCTTAGTATTGCACATGACTTTTTAAACTTGGTACAATCACACATCTCTTCACCAAGAAAAATCCGGGGCTATTTCTACTGAGGGAAATGTTTCAAAGTAGGTTTAAATTAATGTAGTAGTGAGGTCCAGTTTAGATTTTTAAGGAGTACTTATTAAGAGAACTTAGAATCACTTGGTGACCAAGAGCAATAATAGAATCTGCCATGGAGACGGGATAAACAACTCCCAGGATGGTTACTGTCAACCCTGGATTCTAAGTAAACACAAAGTAAAAACGACAAAATCATAATTCTGTCCTCCTTTTCCTATTCTTAAAAATGGGGGAAATGGGAGTTTGTAAAACTGGTTAACCTACCACCCTGGGTCGAATGCTAGCCAGGGTTGGGGGGTGAGGGTCAGTGGTCAACAGCAATAGCCCAGAGTATCCCCTTAGGAATCCTGTGGGTGCCACTAACTTTTCTTAAACCAGGGAGcatgagaaaagggaaaagagaagggtGGAGCTGTGGAGTGGAGTGAGGCCATTACCACTACTGCAGAAGCAGTCTTTGAGGATTTGACCCAAAATTTCCCCTTGCCCTTGCCCCTGGAGGACACACGAAGTTCCAGAGTGGTTACTGGGGAACCCCAATGTGTGTGCTTAGAAGTGCTTAAACCTTGCTTTTGATAAAGatttcaaatgcaaaaaaaaaaaaaaaaaaaatcactatctGAAAGGTTCTGAAGACATCAGCTCTTAGATAAGACAGGCACAACAGTAGTGGAACTCTGAGAGATTCCCCTTTTTCTTCTGTGGCTTCTAAGCAGAAGTCCTCTTTGCAGGCAGTCTTTCACATTCTGCAtacagagggaaaaacaaactATGGGAAAGTATAGTGTAttagctattgctgtgtaacaaatcaccccaaaacttaattgcttaaaacaacaaatattatgTCACAATTTCTGAGGGTAAGGAATCTGGGAGTGACTTTGCTGGGTGCTTCTGTCTCAGGGAGTCTCAGCAGTTATCTGTGGCTGGAAGATCCACTTCTAATCTCACTCGTATAGTTGTTTGCAGGAGGCTTTTGTTCCTTGTCATGTGGGTCTTTCCATAGCGCTGCTCATGACACAGCTCAGCTTCCCCCAGAGCACTGTTCCAAGAGAGAGCCCAAGATGGAAGTCCTAGTCATTGATAGCTTTATTTTGGAAGTGACATACCATCACTCTTGTTAAGCTCACACACACCAACCCCGGTACACTGTGGGAGGACGATATAAGGGTGAGAATACCAGGAGGCAAGGATCACTAGAGGCCATCTTGGATGCTGGCTATCACACATGGTTCTGAAATAAGAATTCTCATGTCTTTCTAACACTcagtagaaaataataaagcatgtAAGGTCATTGCCCACCCTCCCAAAGAGATGTCACAAAATGCTCAGCTTATAGTTGTGTGGTCATTACTAATGTGCATATATCATAGAGCATGGGTTTGAGAAGCAGAAGTCTCTGGAAGATAATAGTAGCTCTTAATATTTTAGATAATTCAGACTACAATGCAGTAACAAAAACCAGTTCTTAAAGTTATGAAATGAATCATAACCTTATATcaagatttttattaaaacattaaaggactttttttttcacttcactgAGTACTACATGAgtagaaattaatatatttttaggcTTGCATTACaaaaagtattttgtaatttgaatatatttcaataaaaggCCACTGTCTGTTGCAGACATTTCAGAGCAGGTAGGTTTCTAATTAACCTGGTAAGGGAAAAGAAGGCAATCTCTGCTGCTAATTTCCTAtcactgtacacttaaaatttagaGGTCAAAACAATTagagaaaatatcaaaaagaacGCAACCCCTCTACTCCAATGCAATGCTCTACTTACAGCATCTAATTCAGAATATGCCTAACCAATTAAGAGATCTAACCCTTTGTTGCCTAggatattagtttttattttattttttatttttttattgaatcataattaattatatatatttttgggattcaatgttgacatatgtcgatcaaatcaatattactagtatgtatattgttacaaattatacttattgtttatgccccttgtccaatctctccctatccccctctagctcccctctccccccactgataaccctagatttcttctctccctctgaaagagtaatggttactctgttgatttgttgcctagatgatctgtccaatgctgagaggtgggttcagatcccccaatattaccatagagcagatgcttcttctgtcactttagaatgggctttgtggagagagacatcctcttcttttcttttgtctctgctggtgactctccttgcgacaatgcactccagtggctggtggaccatctgtctggtggttgtgacgtctagctactttcacagcagctgtggttactgtggtgggccacccacatggaggtgatgtttttggcatgctccttggcactggtggtgtgcctggttgttggggggggtccggtccccagctcaaTGCCCCAGGACCACAGGCagggccccgaggcgctggcgGTGTAGgatattagtttttaaagccaTATAGGTAAGTAATTAATACTTTAGTAAAAATGAAACTTTCAAATCATTAGGGTAACAGTCATTTCATAATCTCCTAAAACTCTCAAATGTAATCCTTTCTGACCTTGGCGATTTAACTTCAACTGTCTTTAGATCTCTACCACTACTTTATGAAGCTAGTAACACTTTCTGAATTGGCAGAGCTAGTTTTCCAGAAGTTTTGGTCACCACCACACTTTAGTCATTTCCCAGAATTCAGGTGTTTTATGCTGAGTTTAATATGTAATTGTTCCTCCTTAGGTTCTCTGAGCTCCCTGACAAGAACAGGCTAAATCCAAAGAACTGCCTTATTTTTGCTACTATAATGCTAACACCATTTTTCTCCTCTAATTCTTTTGAAACTGCGAACCACATATTGCATCCCAGGGAGAGGCTGACAGTAAATCGTATTGCTGGATGAGGACAAAGCACTCCACGATGAAACCAAGACGGCCCTGTGAGGAAGGAAATCCACTGACTAGGCTTTTTCCCATGACCTTGATCATTCGAAAGTGCCCCTGGAGGTGGAGCCACAAAATGAAGGCTACAAAATATTCCAGGAAATGTGACACAGATATCTTGCGGTTTGAATTTATATTGTTCCTgtctcttcattatttttaaattaaaaattttaattaaaaaatttaaaaatacccatGTGCATGTTTGTTGTAAAATTTTCACATGGGAGTATGCAAAATAGAAAAgccaaattcctttttttttttttttttttttaatttcctcgGCCAAGTGGAACATGATAAGATTTTCATGGACTGAAGGACTCACTGGTGAATCACAGCAAACTATTCCAATTTCCCTAGCTGATATGGACTCAGGTTTGGTCAATCagtctctgatttttattttttgtagaatCATGGTGtagtaaagaaagaatgaaatctaGCCTTTACCCTACATCTCCTCAGCTGTATGCCCCCAGGCAATCTTTAATGCACTCATCTTCAAAATGAAACAGTAAgtaaatatcctttaaaattctttcaattttttgtttttgtctaatTTAATGTTTAATAACTTTTCAAACCTTTTATACTTAGCTAAATtccatcaaaataaattttaattttttttttctcttggttgcAACctagtcttatttatttatttatttatttattatttattttttaccatggattaacacttttattttttgtttttttttcccttggagattttttattttttttattttttttatttttttatgtggttgattattgtggccaattaccaaaacctccctccctccccccatccccctccctcttttctgtttgcttgtcatatcaacttcaaggaattgtgattgccgtgtctccccccccccccccagttttctGTGTAATTGACCTCTCTATCCCAATTCCTTTCACAAAGGTAACACAGCAAAAAAGCTTGGGAAAACCACACAACTTTCCAGAcctctcttattttaaaatacaacatGCTATGCACTgttaaacattttccttttctatttaatATGTCTTAGAGATCATTCCATATTACTGTGTTTCGTCCTGCTGAACCTACCACTGTGAATTGTCCCAAAAGTAGTAGCAGGGGATTTCCCGCAAGAGAATGCTCCAAACTGCCCTGAGATGGGGCCGgttgggattccaaagaaagaagcactaaACGCCAGGGTGATCAGTCCAAAGCATTTATTAGGGGAACTTACGTACAGAGTGGACTGCATAGTCCTTATGATAGACAGTGAGAGAAAAGGGATGTTCTACTGAGGTATGTCTGCAGTAAGGGGGTCATGGTATGGAGTTTACATAAGGGTTTAAGGGATTCAGCTCAGGGCTTGGGCCATATCTTTCAGTATTGTGGGCAACAACCTAGAAACCTGTCTCAGTACCTGGGAATGTTCAAGGACCTGGTTTTGTTTCAAGCCTGCTGGGAGGAACCTGTAGCTGGCTGGGTCACAGAGGGGTCAAGGCTCTCTCTGATTTTCCATCTGGACACAGAAAGAAAGTGGGAGATCTGGGGAACCCCACATACTGCATTGCAGCATTACCTCATTCTTTCCAACAGTTGCATAATACTCTGTAGTATGGAtgtgctatattttatttaaccagtcctcCCTCTATTGATAGCTGGTTAACAATGCTGCTGTTCACATCCTTTTGTGCACATCCCTGTGCCCGTCTATAGTTCTGTCGAAGAGGTGCCCACAGGCTGATGTCTCTGTATATGCTACATTTGCTCCCTGGGCatgtcttcctttctctgtttcaATGTAATTAAATGATGCCAGTATAAAGTTTTCTgaacaatatatttatttgagTAGACAAAGAAATCCAATAAGATGACAGCTCGTATACCATCACCCATACCTTACAAATCCTATATTTGCATCTACTTCAGTGTCTGGCACACGGGAGACACTTGAAACTAACTAGACACAGGTATAAAATACAAGTGTTCATAATCCAAAGTTCCTAAAGTTAGAAATCAGGTCTTAAATTGGTTAATGAATCAAGACTTCATCTGATCCCAAGTTTTGTATCTCATATCTAGAAGCTAAGAAATATTTCATTAAGTTTCTTAGTTGGGGAGAGTtgcaagataaatgaaaattctTCTTACTGAACTATTAATGTCTTCTCAAGGAACTCCATGAAatgaagtgagaaagaaaatgtaagacCAAACAGTAACTGGAAAGATTAAAGCAGGAAGTTATAAGCACATTTGCATTTACAGAATTCTAGTAAATGCATTTTAATGTAGAAATGTATATCAAATATACCCCTACCCTCTGCCCATTCTCTGCAGATTACATCCTTGGTGGGAGCACAGGAGCACATCTTCACTCCAGGGAGAGGGGAATGTGGCAGTCCTGTCCCTGAAGGTTCAGAAGTGACATGACCCAGTCAAGTACCACTGGGCCTTGGAAATGAGCAGATGTAGGGGAAGGTGAAAGTGAGGCTGACTCCACACACCACTGCATACGACGGGGCAGGAAACAAACAGGATAGTCAGGAGTGGATGATTTCTTGGGTAAAAGGAATAGAGGAAGTATGAATGAATTTGTGaatttgttgaaagaaaatgaagcctTTGAATTTCCACATGAATGTTGAAATGTCATTCTTTAATTTCATAACAAAGGATCAGGCTTAGTTAATCATATAACTAACATTTATGCCTATAAATACTCCCAGGCTAACAGATGACTCTTCAGtcaaacaaatattcattgaaggccaggccctgtgcttggCACTGGGGATATAACTGAACACAAACAGCTGTGATTGCCACGGGAGTTCACTTTTCATAAGCGTACCATAAACAAGCCACCAATTGCAGAGCTTTCCCCCTGACACCCTGCTTGGGATGCTAGcctgcccccaacccccaacccccaaccctaCTGCCTCAGCAACCTGGTAGTAACAGTTCTGTACTAATTGAACATGGCTAGAAAATTGCCTTTCACAacaatttttcttcttgctttctttcaAACAGGAAGGATTTCTATCTTAACATTTACATTCCATCCAACCTCTGGGCACCCTCGTGAGTGAGACTTTCCAGCAGCAGGTGAGGGGGAGTGGGCAGAGCACTCCGCAGGAGCCCTCGGCACAGGCCTGGCCAAACACCAGCCTTTACTATGTTAAGCAGCTATAGTTTAGGACCAGAAAAGaaccccacattttttttttttttttttcccgtgaccggcactcagccagtgagtgcaccggtcattcctatataggatccgaacccgcggcgggagccttgccgcgctcccagcacagcactctaccgagtgcgccacgggctcggcccgaaccccacattttaaatagcaaaaaatcCCTGGATGCTAGCAactatgctaataaaaattttttttaaaaaagattatacaatCCCAAGTttgtgaatgtaaaaaaaaaaaaaaaaaaaaaaaatacccccaAAGAGTTAAAGGAAAGTCCaggaaaaagacaacaaaaattcATTTTGGTTTGCAAACAGTAGTCTGGTAACTTTGGGAGCCATGCTGACTTTCACAGAACATGCCTGATTTTTGTTGAAGGCAATCTAAAATGAAAGAGAacgttttaattttcttcatttgaggGAGTGGGGGGGAAGTGAAATACTGAAGACAGATACTTGTTTTAACAGTTTTCCTCATGGAACTAACCAATTGCTATTAATGCCATGATAAGAGCTGGGCATCACTGGCATCATTTTAAGGCAGAAATGCTTTTTGATTATGTTATAAAGCTGGTTTGCTTAAGACTAGACCAGTGACTTCAGGTGTATTTGGCTACAGAAAGCTGCCAGGGAGTTGATGTTCAATTACTCCGCAGATGTGAGAACGATTAACTAGAGAAAGAGTACAAAGCTCAGTGTCCTTTCTTTGAAATAATAAGGACATAAGGAAACCTCAGATTAGACTGTTGTGTATTCATTATGGCCTCACATAAGAGAACAGACATCAAAGAGATGAGGCTATTCTGTCTTTACTTAACATCATATGCCTAAACTCACCTCAGGCCCTCCTTTCAGGTGTCTGTCTCCCAGGTTCCTTTGAATCCGGTTTTTGATGCTGTAGATGGAGGCTGTCTAGCTTCTGCATATCTTCTGTAAGACTGTTTCTAAGATCCTCATTGTTTCTCAGAAATTCCTTCACCGCTTCCAGTCGATTTGAGAGCTGCAAGAGGAAACCATACAATGGACAGCTTAGATAATTGTATAGCAGGTTTGTAATTCAAATGAAAAACTTACTAATTCCAAGATTGGTTCCTGCTCATGTGTCCACCAAGAGACAGAAATCTTGGCTACAGGCATCTGTCCACAGACAGGTTAaggtttgaaaaacaaaaataaacccttTAAAACAGAGCATCCTCCACTCAAACACAACACAATCCAGAATAGCTGGTTCTGGGACCACACAAGGGGGTGTTTGCTTGTCTCCTcaaatttttttgctttaaaacttCCTGCATTTGTATGAAAGGGCttcattttatatacacacacaaaaacatatacatacatacatatgtatgtgtgtatatataaaaataaagaccttttattttgaattttgtacctATACATCTATTACTATTAAATATGAGGCAACCTTGTTCTCCTGAGTGCTCTCCTGACTGTGCCCCGCCCTGATGCCCAGCTGTGTCCTGCCCTGCTGTAATGGCTAAAGGACCCGGAACTTTTCCCACCTAAATGGAAGTTATAACTATATAAGGTCACCCCTTCACCCCAATGTAAAAAACCGGAAGTATAACAATATAAAagaggcagccctgctgcatttggggctcagcctttgtgacacaAGTCCATTGAGCAGGTGCCGGCctcaataaactctgtttcctaCTATAAGCCTCggtgtcctgcctctccttgaGTTCACTGTAACACGCTgtaacaaatatacatatacaaacacacatatggaTAAtacttataaacatatatactcatatgtatgcatgtggatatatatataatagtaataaatgtataggcacaaaattcaaaatcagtACAAGGATACAAGTTAAAAAGTCTGTCTTCTTCTAAATCCTGTCACCAGTCACCCAGCTCCTCTCCCTAGAGATGACTATAATGAACAATTTCTTGTGTTTCTTCCAAAAACATTGTATGCATTTACGTGAGTACATgtgtacatacatttttaaaaatgcaaatggctGCATACCAGACACTGTTCTCCAACTGATCTCTTCTATATGAGATTATAAAGAATGgcctcattatttttttaatagctgagtagtattccaattaTGAATGCttcatattttaacatattaTCTTGAACCTTCTGCTAAGACAAATAATCCTGCAGTAAATAACCTGGTACATGTGTTATTTTGCATAAATGAGAAATCTATTTGTAGGATCTGTTTTTAGAAGTGGAATGCCATTTTAATTGattgagttttctcttttaatttttatagattttgCCAAAACTGCCAACTGTAGAGGTTGTGCCAATTTAAACTCCCACCAGTAATGTACTTCTCGACAGTGAAGCTGATAAAAGTACTCACAGAATAGTACTGTGAAAGTGTTTTTACTGGTCTTATCACAGAATACCCTCACTGGTCACTGCGCTTGTTACAAAGATGAGAGTTTTTGGGTGTGGTGAATGTTTTTACATAGGGGACCTGCAACTCCAAACTAAGTCAAGATAATCTAAATCTAATGAAGAAAAGTGATGGAAAACTTCCACTCCTAGCAGAGTGGGAGTTCTAAACATTAGAGAGCATGCATAACTGACTCAGAGGAAGTAGGTCTTGGGTGGAAACTTCACAAGCACTCAGGTCATTGTGATGAAATAGCCAGATGTTGGGTGAGGGCCTCCAGGgatggaagggagagggaagactGGCTAAGTCTGAGGTAAGGGTGAATAGGGAGCAGGGAGGAACAGGGAGGAGCTGAAGATGACAGAGGACTTCAGATTGGTTAGACTGGGGATGTGCCCTTCAGGTGGAGCTTTTTATTACATGACTGGAAACCAGCCTAGAGCTCCTGCAAGACACCAGGGCTTTGAATAATAAATCTGGAAACCACAAAAATGTGAAATGGAGATCccaccaatgacattattcataGCCTGTGTTAATAACTGTGGGCACTGC is a window of Cynocephalus volans isolate mCynVol1 chromosome X, mCynVol1.pri, whole genome shotgun sequence DNA encoding:
- the MPC1L gene encoding mitochondrial pyruvate carrier 1-like protein gives rise to the protein MASVVALWRRTRDYVKTKEFREYLTSTHFWGPVANWGLPVAAFKDMKASPDIISGRMTTALIFYSMAFMRFAYRVQPRNLLLMACHGTNMVAQSIQAGRYLRHHYGGGTEAATPAEACDPLVTLSKQEDASPPAHCTGDLLNGR